In Fusarium oxysporum f. sp. lycopersici 4287 supercont2.34 genomic scaffold, whole genome shotgun sequence, the following proteins share a genomic window:
- a CDS encoding serine/threonine protein kinase (At least one base has a quality score < 10) has protein sequence MRNLERIVEIEDQKTYDLSDTSQPSVVAEMESEDTASISSPLIESLKALEEAVHGLHRLGLAIRHSSSTNLTQRITSFIEKVDNGSTEGLVFSRLKEKLIDIPKRKGKPGASITLCKQLAVSIAFRYFRIQYRHSHQLKLKTPRQHEPTSEATDEPVSKSIDVSAQKSNLGSRKPLQIRVNQLISDISVTEPTIPDSSKALERYESSSPRSKGATSIVSVQLRDAIYPDIPQATVTCCPYCAQKLPASAKEKRAWERHVDDDIEPYTCISEECVDPPQLFSRYDAWARHMEDKHSSRWTEEVHKLISWCCDIDHEEQYFDDEGDFDEHVKADHQDCGTKDEISELKEWCELRRARPPYTCPICGCNHIKLAATPKSSYDVAYSAISLPTLKGLVLMSIISLDRPNSSRFFAFTKESLYEDLLDSIRSQLKDGLEKKNTTEKFATRGMVKHVLSPSNLEAVYEALKAANAKMPTDTDQVNARKFAEKVKERKLQHFLAVLIYAKCSIDATKEFLDKLVFGNEAEFQEDQETPNLLPASKEFLERLFSRPSDRRDFFDEQRTFCTLVLGSLDVVTIRSDDQISLPWLEQEQIGTGAFGVVYKVTIPKGHLTTDGNFSQPTSRLMTVARKDFICADTAKASFKKEVKAIRDIFSGQATHDNILKSFGTIVIEGKPSTFSLLMPLADLDLQEYMKRNPEIPPGDTSTRESIIRSARELADALDFLHRKMTTSEGDPIVCYHMDLKPSNILIFHDTRRRSEASNRDMIWKLSDFGLSRVKTRTRSQADLSNLFRTRFKDQSSQASATQNFRGTDMFLPVEAELEGRTMNGNSDIWSFGCILSLIFTYMGEGYKGFGGYSESRLLYSNKNVDYFYQYNKSNIGFEINRGVVEQHEKLIKLAAERSPLEGGAVRYMLKSLESEVLLIDQGSRCGADRIVELLQTTLKKYSTVESEFSITENDSMPHSLVQKAQEKVLGLFRRKSKQSLAQTNIRRWRLEVDKKLKYKDCVCSPDGSRVAYWTGKTITLFDDRSGLANAIPYRRVDSMGSRMSSTDSERESTLTVAGQYSLADWSRSWRSVRLTNRYLIAATTDELFNCYIFDVEFDRKLNMYSRVTLSHPEIHMLAVSPDRNSLACILQDKRGRPSLFTGRIVFDPAPQPAPAASIYSDTAKSEHKDAGVCIVDQKATLLELPPGEITCLTLETRNQGYIIVRNGSTLSVNVFIIEPLDMKQQDLMQWSMNNNVERLFTDMACLQSDNQSRRSELIIASQAERLFHLRYEGFESSPTVVIHPPIQNYRILKIATVEHSRKILALGSQSGSDHLLLLNIETRSPDVRPKITKLADIGVSAGYQAKLSVYCEGNETIARIMVDILEGPYLVLQIDVSNSLGT, from the exons ATGCGTAACCTAGAACGCA TTGTTGAAATCGAGGATCAAAAGACATACGACTTGAGCGACACTTCACAGCCATCAGTCGTTGCCGAAATGGAATCGGAAGATACTGCAAGTATTTCTTCTCCACTGATTGAGTCCTTAAAGGCTCTTGAAGAGGCTGTCCATGGCCTTCATCGTTTGGGTTTGGCAATACGCCATTCATCATCGACGAATTTGACGCAGAGGATTACTTCGTTCATTGAAAAGGTTGACAACGGGTCAACAGAGGGCTTGGTTTTCTCCCGGCTGAAAGAGAAGCTCATCGATATACCCAAGCGGAAGGGAAAGCCTGGGGCTTCTATCACGCTCTGTAAGCAATTGGCCGTGTCCATTGCTTTCCGATATTTTCGTATTCAATACCGTCACAGTCATCAACTGAAGTTAAAGACTCCGAGACAACATGAGCCAACGTCCGAAGCAACTGACGAGCCTGTTAGCAAATCTATAGATGTGTCTGCACAGAAATCTAACCTAGGTTCACGAAAACCACTTCAAATACGAGTCAATCAGCTTATATCTGACATATCAGTCACCGAGCCCACAATTCCAGACTCAAGTAAAGCATTGGAAAGATACGAATCTTCCTCGCCTAGATCTAAGGGAGCTACGTCTATTGTTTCTGTTCAGCTGCGAGATGCCATATACCCTGATATTCCTCAAGCAACAGTTACCTGTTGCCCATATTGTGCACAGAAGTTACCAGCTTCTGCCAAGGAGAAAAGAGCTTGGGA GAgacatgttgatgatgacatcGAGCCGTATACTTGTATATCAGAAGAGTGTGTCGATCCACCTCAGCTGTTTTCTCGATACGACGCGTGGGCTAGGCATATGGAGGACAAGCATTCTTCTAGATGGACGGAAGAGGTCCACAAGCTTATCAGCTGGTGCTGCGATATTGATCACGAGGAGCAGTAttttgacgatgaaggcGACTTCGATGAGCATGTCAAAGCCGATCATCAAGATTGTGGAACAAAAGACGAAATTTCAGAACTCAAAGAGTGGTGCGAGCTCCGGCGAGCTCGGCCTCCATACACATGCCCGATATGTGGTTGT AACCACATCAAATTAGCAGCGACTCCGAAGTCGAGTTACGACGTCGCCTATTCCGCCATATCGCTTCCCACCTTAAAAGGCCTCGTCTTGATGTCAATTATCTCTCTTGACCGGCCGAACTCTTCGCGCTTTTTTGCTTTCACGAAGGAGTCGCTATATGAGGACTTACTCGATAGCATAAGATCACAACTCAAAGATGGCCttgaaaagaaaaatacGACAGAAAAGTTCGCCACGCGAGGAATGGTCAAGCATGTCCTTTCGCCGTCAAATCTGGAGGCTGTTTATGAAGCCTTGAAAGCCGCGAATGCAAAAATGCCAACGGACACTGACCAAGTCAACGCACGTAAATTTGCGGAAAAGGTCAAGGAAAGGAAACTTCAACATTTCTTGGCAGTTTTAATATACGCCAAGTGCTCAATCGACGCCACAAAGGAATTTCTGGATAAGCTAGTGTTTGGAAATGAGGCGGAGTttcaagaagaccaagagaCACCAAACCTCTTACCAGCCAGCAAGGAATTTCTTGAACGTCTCTTCTCACGGCCGTCTGATAGACGAGACTTTTTTGATGAGCAGCGCACCTTCTGCACCCTGGTGCTTGGGAGTCTAGATGTTGTGACGATTCGCAGCGATGACCAAATATCACTGCCATGGCTGGAGCAAGAGCAGATCGGGACCGGAGCTTTTGGCGTTGTATATAAAGTCACGATCCCGAAGGGCCACTTAACCACGGATGGGAATTTCAGTCAGCCTACTTCGAGACTCATGACCGTCGCTCGCAAAGACTTTATCTGCGCCGACACCGCAAAGGCaagcttcaagaaggaggtcaAAGCAATCAGAGATATCTTCAGCGGCCAGGCGACGCATGACAACATCCTCAAGAGTTTTGGCACTATTGTCATAGAAGGAAAGCCATCGACCTTTAGTCTTCTCATGCCATTGGCAGATCTGGACTTGCAGGAATATATGAAGAGAAATCCGGAAATACCTCCTGGCGACACGAGTACACGAGAGAGCATCATTCGCTCTGCTAGAGAGCTTGCGGACGCCCTTGATTTTCTTCACAGGAAGATGACTACATCAGAGGGTGATCCGATTGTTTGCTACCATATGGACCTCAAGCCGAGCAATATTCTTATCTTTCACGATACTCGCAGAAGATCAGAAGCTTCCAATCGTGACATGATATGGAAGCTTAGCGACTTTGGTCTCTCGAGAGTGaagacaagaacaaggtcaCAAGCAGATCTAAGTAATCTTTTCAGGACACGCTTCAAAGACCAATCCAGCCAAGCCTCAGCGACTCAAAACTTCCGAGGTACAGACATGTTCCTACCAGTCGAAGCAGAACTAGAAGGCAGGACAATGAATGGGAATAGTGatatttggtcatttggTTGTATTCTCAGCCTCATTTTCACATATATGGGAGAAGGATACAAAGGCTTCGGAGGCTACAGCGAGTCACGACTTTTGTACAGCAACAAAAACGTCGACTATTTTTATCAGTACAACAAATCCAATATCGGGTTCGAGATTAACCGCGGAGTTGTTGAGCAGCACGAAAAGTTGATAAAATTGGCCGCCGAACGGAGTCCTTTGGAAGGAGGTGCTGTGAGATATATGCTCAAGTCCCTAGAGAGTGAAGTGCTCTTGATCGATCAGGGCAGCCGGTGCGGTGCAGATAGAATTGTCGAACTTTTGCAGACGACACTGAAGAAGTACAGCACCGTGGAAAGCGAGTTCAGCATCACCGAAAACGACTCAATGCCTCATTCCCTAGTTCAAAAGGCACAAGAGAAGGTTTTAGG CCTTTTCCGACGCAAGAGCAAGCAGTCACTCGCACAGACAAATATTCGTCGATGGAGACTAGAAGTGGATAAGAAGCTAAAGTACAAAGACTGCGTGTGCTCGCCAGACGGTAGTAGGGTAGCCTACTGGACCGGCAAAACCATCACACTATTCGACGACCGCTCTGGGTTAGCCAATGCAATACCGTACCGCAGGGTCGATAGTATGGGTTCAAGAATGAGTTCAACGGACAGTGAACGAGAGTCAACCCTGACAGTCGCTGGACAGTATTCCCTTGCAGATTGGAGTCGCTCGTGGAGATCAGTGAGGCTAACTAACAGATACTTGATCGCAGCAACGACAGATGAATTGTTCAAT TGTTACATATTCGACGTCGAATTTGACCGTAAGCTGAACATGTACAGCAGAGTAACCCTGTCACATCCAGAAATTCATATGCTGGCAGTTTCTCCTGACAGGAACTCCTTGGCCTGTATCCTTCAGGATAAGAGAGGCCGTCCTTCATTATTCACTGGCAGAATTGTATTCGATCCAGCTCCTCAGCCTGCCCCAGCGGCAAG CATCTACTCGGACACGGCGAAGAGCGAACACAAAGATGCTGGTGTTTGTATCGTTGATCAAAAGGCTACCCTCCTGGAATTGCCTCCAGGCGAGATCACCTGCCTGACCCTTGAAACGAGAAACCAAGGTTATATAATTGTTCGCAATGGTTCAACTCTATCGGTGAATGTATTCATCATCGAGCCTTTAGATATGAAGCAACAAGATTTAATGCAATGG TCCATGAACAATAATGTCGAAAGATTATTCACCGACATGGCGTGCCTGCAGAGTGATAATCAGAGCCGAAGATCCGAACTCATCATAGCCTCACAAGCGGAGCGACTGTTCCATCTCAGATACGAAGGTTTTGAATCGAGTCCAACGGTAGTCATCCATCCGCCCATCCAAAACTATCGTATTCTGAAGATCGCAACTGTCGAGCATTCGAGAAAGATTCTTGCTTTGGGGTCGCAATCTGGGAGcgaccatcttcttcttctaaaCATTGAAACCCGAAGTCCAGATGTTCGGCCGAAGATTACGAAGCTGGCAGATATCGGTGTATCAGCGGGTTATCAAGCAAAGCTGAGTGTTTATTGTGAGGGAAATGAGACTATTGCACGTATCATGGTGGACATACTTGAGGGTCCGTATTTGGTGCTTCAGATAGATGTCAGCAACTCGCTCGGTACATAG